Genomic window (Bosea vaviloviae):
GCGTTCACCAGGGCAAACACCGTCCAGCGCACGATATCGAACCAGGCCTGATCGTTCTTGCGGACCCAGGGGCCGAGCGGCTCCTTCGAGATCACCTCGCCGAGCAGGACGTGCTCGTCGGGAGCCTTCAGGCGGCTGCGCGTTCCAGCCAGCGCCGAGAGGTCGGTGGTATAGGCGTCGCAGCGCCCCGCCTCATAGGCCTGCACGGTGTCTTCCAGCGTCGCGAAGGCGACGGTTTCGAACTTGATGCCGTGGGTGCGGCCGTAATCGGCGAGGTTGAGCTCGGTCGTCGTGCCCTGGGAGACGCAGATCGAAGCGCCGTTGAGGTCCTTGACGCTGGCGAGGTTCAGCTTCTTGCGCAGGATGAAGCCCTGGCCGTCATAGTAATTGACGGCGGTGAAGGTCAGGCCCTGGCCGACATCGCGCCCGAGGGTCCAGGTCGTGGTGCGCGCCAGCACGTCGATCTCGCCGCTCTGCAAGGCCACCAGCCGGTTCTTGCTCGAGAGCGAGAGATAGGAGGCCTTGTCAGGGTCGTTGAAGATGGCGGCTGCGAGCGCGCGGCAGATATCGGTATCGAAGCCCTTCCAGGCGCCGTTGCCGTCTTGCAGCGAAAAGCCGGGAACGCCTTCGCTGGCGCCGCAGATGATCTGCCCGCGGGCCTTGATCTTGTCGAGGGTAGACTGGGCAAAAGCAGGCGCGCTGGCTGCCGCGCTCAGGACGAGGCCGGCTAGCATTGCGGCAAATGAAGATCGCATGGGTTTCCTCTCAGGGCAGCGCCGGCTCTTTGCGGCCCGCGTAAAACGCTTTCACGACGTCCTGGCAGGTTTCGCGTTTCTCGTCAGCCCCGCACCAGCAAGCCGTCCAGCATCGCGTCGAAGGCCTCGATCGCCTTGCGCGACGCCTGCGGTGCATCGGGCGCATGCGCGATCCATTGTGCGGCGTGCAGGGTCGCTCCCGCGATCAGCCGTGCTGCCGCTTCGGCATCGACGGCGAGGATCACGCCTGCCTCGCGGAGCCTGCCGAGGCTGTCGGTCATCGAGAGGATGCAGGCGCTCTGCGTCGGCCAGGTCCAGGGGTCGCCGAGCACGGCAGGCCCGTCGCGCAGCACCACGCGTTGAATCTCAGGTTCGAGTGCCATCTCGATGTAGGCAGTGCATTCGTCGCGGAAGCCGGCCCAGGGGTCGGTTGCCCGGTCCGATACGATGCGCAGGCGCTCGTTCATCTCGGCGTCGATCTCGGCGATTACCGCCGCGAGCAGGCCCTTCTTGTCGCCGAAATGGTGGTAGAGCGCGCCGCGCGTCAGCCCGGCGGTAGCCGTCAGCTCGTCCATCGACGTCTCCGCATAGCCGACGGTCCCGAACGCGGCGCGAGCGGCCCCGATCAGCTTGGCGCGCGTCTCGGCGATCATCTCCTTGCGTGGTCTGCGCGTCATCCATGCCTCTTTCGCATACGGGCCGTATGTTAATTGACATACGAGTTGTATGCAATTACCTAATTCTCATACGCGCCGTATGCAAGCGGCGCTCATGTGACCACGGAGACGATTGTCCATGCCTAACCCCTATCGCGAGATTTTCCGTGCGCCCGGTTCGGTCGCCTTCTCCGCGGCGGGTTTCATCGCCCGCTTGCCGTTTTCCATGGTGACGCTCGGCATTGTCACCATGCTCTCGCAGACGCGTGGCGAATACTGGCTGGCCGGCGCGGTTGCTGCGACCTTTGCGCTCGCCAATGCCGTGATGGCGCCGCAGATCTCGCGGCTGGTCGACCGCCATGGCCAGAGCCGGGTGCTCATCCCCGCGACGCTGGCAACCCTCGTCGCGTTCGCCGGGCTGCTGCTGGCGACGCGCTTGCAGGCGCCGGCGTGGATGCTCTTCCTCTTTGCCGCGCTCGCCGGGATGGAGCCGAGCATGATGGCGATGGTGCGGGCGCGCTGGACCGAAATCTATCGCGACACGCCGCAGCTTCGCACCGCATTCGCCTTCGAATCGGTGGTCGACGAGATGGTCTTCATGGTCGGACCGGTAATCGCCATCGGCCTCAGTGTCGTCTGGTTCCCGGAGGCCGGCCCGCTCGCAGCGGCAATCCTGCTCGCCGTCGGCATGGCGCTGTTCGTGGCCCAGCGTAGCACCGAACCGCCAGTCCACGCGCCTGAGACGAGCGGTAGCGACTCCGTCATCCGGTTGTTGCCGGTGCAGATCATCGCGCTGCTGATGGTCGCGCTCGGCACGATTTTCGGTACGGCGGAGGTCACCGCGGTGGCATTTGCCGAGGCGCAGGGGAACAAGGCGGCGGCGAGCCTGGTGCTCGCGGCCTATGCCGCCGGCTCCTTCGTCACCGGTCTCGTCTTCGGTGCGCTGCGGGTTCGCCTGCCGCTGTCCTGCCAGCTGCTGTTCGCGATCGGGCTCGCTGCCGCGACGACCCTGCCGCTGCTGATCGCCAGCTCGCTTTGGATGCTCGGCTTCGTGCTCTTTATCGCCGGTGCCTCGATCTCGCCGACGGTCATCGTCGCCATGGCGCTGGTCGAGCGCCATGTCCCGGCCTCGAAGCTGACCGAGGGCATCACCTGGGTGATGACAGGCATGGGTATCGGCATGGCGGCGGGCTCGGCCGCCTCGGGTTGGCTGATCGATGTCTATGGCGCCAGGAGCGGCTTCTACGTCTCCGTCGCCGGCGGCTTCACGGCGCTCGCGATCGCCGCGCTCGGTTTCCGCGCGCTGGCCGAGATGCCGGCCGGTCGGCGCGAGGGTGCGCCGGCCTGACCGGCAGGGCAGGGCGCTTGCCACGCTCGCCCTTTTCTGTCATACGCGCGGCCTTCGATCGCCCGGCTGATAAGGGCTGCCGTGGCTATCGATCTTTGCTTCCCCAAGAGCACTTCTTGAAAGAGCAAAACTGAAAGCGGCGCAATTCGCGCGTCCGCGACCAATGAGGAGTTGAAATGCCCAAGATCAAGACGAAGTCGAGCGCCAAGAAGCGCTTCAAGATCACCGGAACCGGCAAGGTGCTTTACGCCCAGGCTGGCAAGCGTCACGGGATGATCAAGCGGACCAACAAGCAGCTCCGCAATCACCGCGGCACCAACGTCCTTTTCGAGGGCGATGCGGCCAACGTGAAGAAGTATTTCCTCCCCAACGGCTGACGCCACCCTAACCTTCCGGAGATCATCACATGGCTCGCGTGAAACGGGGCGTAACGTCCCATGCCAAGCACAAGAAGACACTCAAGGCCGCCAAGGGTTTCTATGGCCGCCGCAAGAACACGATCCGCGCCGCCAAGGCGGCCGTCGATCGCTCGATGCAGTACGCCTATCGCGACCGCAAGAACCGGAAGCGCTCGTTCCGCGCGCTCTGGATCCAGCGCCTGAACGCGGCGGTGCGTGAGCACGGCCTGGTCTACTCGATGTTCATCAACGGCCTGACCAAGGCCGGCATCGAGCTCGACCGCAAGACCCTCTCGGCCATGGCGATCGACGATGCGGCCTCGTTCACGGCCGTCGTCGAGCAGGTCAAGGCTGCTCTGGCCGCCGAGCCCAACGCCGGCGAGCGCAAGGCCGCGTGAGCGGTTTTGCCTGACTGATTTGGAAGAGGCCGGCAGCGATGCCGGCCTTTTTCTTTGCTCAGCGATGCCCCGGAAGCCGAGCAACGAGCGCGCGTCATTTGCTCTCCGATCGTCATAAAAGCAGATCGGATGTTCGCCACGAGCCATTGCGCTGTACCGAAGCTGACGGCACAGCTTGCGCCGTAGCAAGGCCACCGACCGCATGATGAGAGAATGCCAGTGCAGCGCGACCACGCCTCCGAAATCGCCGCGATCACCAGCCACCCGACATTCAAGGCGGCGGTCGAAGTGCTCGACGCCGATCACGACCGCACCGTTGCCGACATCATCACGCTGACCGAGATTCCATCCCCGCCCTTCAAGGAAGACAGGCGCGCTGCCGCTTATCTGGAGATGCTGCGCGCGCATGGTCTCGAGGATGTCGAGCAGGACGAGATCGGTAATGTCATGGGCGTCAGGCGCGGCACCGGCAATGGTGGGCTGATCGTGGTCGCCGCACATCTCGACACGGTCTTCCCGGAAGGAACCGACGTCACCGTGCGCCGCGAGGGCACCAGGCTCCATGCGCCGGGGATTGGCGATGACACCCGCAGCCTTGCCGTGCTGCTTGCCTTCATTCGCGCGCTGGACGCCGCCGGTATCCGAACCCGCAACGATATTCTGTTCGTCGGCGATGTCGGCGAGGAAGGGCTCGGCGACCTGCGCGGCGTCCGCCATCTCTTCAGCAAGGGTCGGTATCGCGACCAGATCGAGGCCTTCATAACCGTCGACAGTCCGCAGGTGGACAAGATCGTCGTCGGTGGCGTCGGCTCGAAACGCTATTCTGTCCGGTTCAAAGGGCCGGGCGGTCACAGCTTCAAGGCGTTCGGGATCGTGAACCCGATTTATGCCATGGCGCAGGCGATCGTCGAACTCGGCCGCATCGAGGTGCCGGAAACGCCTCGCACCACATTCTGCGCCTCCATCGTCGGCGGCGGCACGTCGGTGAATGCGATTCCCGAGGAGGCGTGGATCGACATCGACCTCCGGTCGGAAGCGGCGGAGCAGCTTGCCAGGCTGGATGCGCGTTGCCGCGAGATCGTGGCCGCAGCGGTGGAGCAGGAGAACGCGATCCGTTCGACCAGCGAGGGGGGCATCACCGTCGACATCAGGACATTGGGCGATCGCCCCGCCGGCAACACGGCCATGGACACAGATATCGTCCAGTTCGCGACAGCAGCGCTTCAGGCACATGGCTTTGCGCCCACGCACGAGGCGTCCTCGACCGATGCGAATATTCCGATGAGCCTCGGTATCCCCGCGATCAAGATCGGTTCGGGCGGCACCGGCGGCCGGGCGCATTCTCTCGCCGAGTGGATCGATGTCGAGAAAGCCGCCAGCGTATCGGGCATGACAGCCAGCCTTACAACCATCCTCGCCGTAGCCGGCTTCGTCGGCGAATAAACGGTCTTATTGACCGGGGGGTGCTCATGGCTTCCGACCGATGTTGGCCTTTTCTTTGCCTTGATATCCACGCCGGCATTCCGGGGTATCGCGCAGCGATGAGCGCCGGAATGACGGGTAGTGGGTCTGTTTGAATTTCTGCTCCGGGTGGATCGCGGACGTTGGGCCTTTTGCCCTCTAAAGGCCGACCGGACTAATCCGCACAAACACCGCTTTCACCACGTCCCTCTGCGAGCCGGTCAGTTCAACATAGAGACGCGCATCAACGATAGCTAAATAAATGCGGAAAAATTGCCGGCACGGGGTTCTCCAGCAGTCGGTTTCCAGCGGCCTATCCCGGAAGCGGCAAGCACAGTACTTTCGGTCTCTAAATGGATGCGACCTGCCCAACCATTGTTAGCAGTCACGCTTAAATGGTCATCTTCGCGTGCAAGGCGAACTTGGCAGGATTGGCATTCACCTGCGTTCGACTGCACTTGCTGCCAAGTGCCAAGCATCAGGTTCTCTTGTGACCAAGCCGGCCAGAATGTGAGCAATACGCCAACCGCGGAAACGAAAGGTAGTGAGGCAAGCCGGATCATTGGAGAACTGCTCTCTCGCGCTCCGCTGGCGGCCGCCAGCTATTTCGATCACTAATGTCTGCAGAATGGCACGATTGGGAAGTTGTCAGCAAAGCGCCAAATACCCGCCCGCCATTTTCTCGCACCAGCCCGAATGCCGACCTTCCTGATGTCGCCATTGGGTCGGAACCGGCCCCCAAACTGACCGACTACCGAATGACGGCGGTGCATCGCGACGAAACGCGCGCCTCACGTCTGCACGCTGTCCTTTGCAGCCGGCTCCCAGGCGTCGCCGGCACCAGTGACGATGCGGGCATAGGCCTCTTCGGGCGTGTCGGCATAGGCAAACAGCGAGAGATCCTCCGGCCGGATGAAGCCGGCTTCGCGCAGCGTGTCGAGATTGAGCAGGCTTTTCCAGAAGGCGCTGTCATAGAGCACGATCGGCACCGGCGGCATCTTGCCGGTCTGGACCAGCGTCATCACCTCGAACAATTCGTCCAGCGTGCCGAAGCCGCCGGGGAAGGCGACAAGCGCGGCTGCCCGCATGGCGAAATGCATCTTGCGCATCGCGAAATAATGGAAACGGAAGGTCAGGTCCGGCGTCGACCAGGCATTGGGCTCCTGCTCATGCGGCAAGGTGATGTTGAGGCCGATCGAGAGCGCCCCGGCCTCCGTCGCGCCGCGATTGGCCGCCTCCATGATGCCCGGCCCGCCGCCGGTGGCAATGACGTGGTTGCGGCCGGCCTCGCGCTCGGCCAACGCGCCGCCGCGCTCCGAGGCGATCCGGGCGAAGGCCCGCGCCGCCTCGTACCAGGGATTGCCCTCCCGCACCCGCGCCGAGCCGAAGACGACGATGGTCGAGACGATGCCGCGCGCCCGCAGGCTGTCCTCGGCCTTCTGGTATTCGAGCATGAAGCGCGCCCCGCGTGTGGAATCGCCGAGGATGAAGTCGGTGTCGAGGGCAGCGATACGATAAGAGGGGGAGGTTTTCTGGGCGGTGTTGTCAGGCATGGCATCGGTCCTGTGGGGTATGCCTTGCATAGCCATGCAGGCGCGGCCTGTCGCCTCAGGCGAGATATTTCCGCAGGATCGCGGCCAGCCGCTCGGCTCCCGAATTATGCGGCAGCAACGTCACGAAGCGCCCGTCCGGCCCTATCAGATAGATCAGCGAGCCGTGATCGACGGCATATTCGCCGGCGCCATGATGCGGTTGTGTCAGCTTGCGGCGATGGACCTTGTAGGCTTTGGCCGTTGCCGCGATCTCCGCTTCGCTACCGGTGAGCCCGATCAGGCGCGGGTGGAAAGCGGCGACATAGGTCGCCATGACTGGCGGCGTGTCGTTGGCGGGATCGACCGTGACGAAGAGCGGCACGAGCTTGTCCGCGAGCGGGCCAACCGCATCGAGCGCCTGCGCGATGACCGGCAAATCAACCGGACAGGTATCGGTGCAGCGGGTGAACCCGAAATAGACCAGCATGAAGCGGTCGCGAAAGTCCCGATCGCTGACGCGCCGGCCGTTATGGTCGGTCAGCGTGAACGGCCCGCCGAACTGCGTCGCCAAGCGATCAGGGGAGGTGCCAGCAGGAGCGGTATGGGAATGGCCGCGATGAGCTTGCGCGAATGCATGGTCTTGCACGAAAGCCGGAGAACAAGAGAAAGCGGCGAGTCCCGCCAGGAAGCGCCTCCGGGCGGTCTCATTCGTCATGCCCGGCCTCACGGCTTCGGCTTGGGCAGCAGGCCCTTGATACCGAGGGGGCCGTCCTCGGCGATGATCCGGTTCGCTTCCGGATCGGCGCGCCACCACTCTTCGGCCTTGCCGTTGCGCGCCTCCCAATCCGCCTTGAAGCGCTCGGCGGGCGTGAAGGGTCCAGCCGCATCGATCCTGATGCCCTGCACGAAGAACAAGGTTATGGCCGGGTTCTCGATCAGGAGCCCGTCGGCCTCGATTTCCTTGCCGCAGAAGCCGATCAGATCGGGGATTGATCCGGCGAAATCGATGTTCGACTTGGCCACGAGCCTGAACGTGCCATCCGTCAGCAGCAGGCCGAGCTGGCGCTTGCCGGCACCGCAATCGGGCGCGCAGCGGCCCTTGAGCTGGCACAGCGCGTCGACGACGCGTCCCTTCAGGACGACTGCCTTCTCATGCGGGATATTCCAGGCTTCGGCGGCCAGGGAGGAGGTGGCGCTGGACACTGTAAAAATCATCAGCGCGAGGCGTATCGTGGCGAGAGCTTTCATCGCTCAGTTTCCGAACGGCTGGATGCCGTATTCCTCATGCGTCATGGTGATGACGCCCTTGTCGTCGGCGATGCGGTCGACCAGCAGGTAGTTCACCCCGTCGCGCTCGAGCAATTCGCCATCGACCGCAACCTCATGCGTTGCCATGCGCGCGATGCGGGGATTGGCGGCGCTGTCCTCGTCGTCGCCGATCTTCAGGATCAGATAGAGTTCGCCCTTGGCGTCGCGGATGCTGACCGGGATGCCGCCGAGCGCGCACCAGACCGCGCATTGGTGATGAGCGGTGCCCTTGGCGAACATCAGCCCGCTGATCGAGCACCAGGTGTCGCTGATCTCGCCGTGGACAGTGACGCGCCTGCCATCCTGTGCGGCGGCGGATGCGAGGGGGAGGGCGGAGAGCGCCGCCGCCAGCACCATCGTCTGCCAGTGAGACATGATTGTCATGCAACTGCGCCCATAGCCGTGCAACTGCCCGGATTTCGCGTTCCAGCGCTGCTTTGCCGGCATGATTGCCTCTAGCATCGGCGCTGGCGACACCCGAGAGCCGGATGATTTCCAATGGAATCACAAAGTGATCCCATTGGAAATCTGAATCCGTCTCTCATCAAAGAGTTAGAGCAGGATTTATGCGAAAAACCGGTTTCCACTTTTTCGCATCCTGCTCTAGAAGATGCCTCGCAAATGGACCAGAGCAGGCATGAACGAGATCGATAACTTAGGCGCGAGCCTCCTTGCCGACATCGCCGGCGCGCAGGACGAGACCGCCCTGGAGCAGGTCAGGATCGCGGCGCTGGGCAAGGCCGGCTCGATCTCGGCGCTGCTCAAGACGCTGGGCGCCATGACGCCCGAGGAGCGCAAGGAAAAGGGGCCGCTGATCAACGGCCTGCGCGACACGGTGCAAGGCGCGCTCTCCGCCCGCAAGGAGGCGCTGGGCGAGGCCGCGCTCGACGCCAGGCTCGCCTCCGAGACGGTCGACATCACCTTGCCGGTCCGCGAGGGGCCCGAGGCGCGCGGCCGCATCCACCCGATCAGCCAGGTCATCGACGAGATCACCGCGATCTTCGGCGATATGGGCTTCTCGGTGGCGGAAGGTCCGGATGTCGAGACCGACGACCTCAACTTCACCAAGCTGAACTTCCCCATCGGCCATCCCGCCCGCGAGATGCACGACACCTTCTTCTTCGCGCCCGACGCCAATGGCGAGCGCAAGCTGCTGCGCACCCATACCTCGCCGGTCCAGGTCCGCACCATGATGGCGCAGGAGCCGCCGATCCGGGTGATCTGCCCCGGCCGCACCTACCGGATGGATTCCGACCAGACCCACACCCCGATGTTCCATCAGGTCGAGGGGCTCGTGATCGACAAGAAGGCCCATATGGGCCACATGAAATGGGTGCTTGAGGAGTTCTGCAAGGCGTTCTTCGAGATCGACAACGTCAAGATGCGCTTTCGCCCCTCCTTCTTCCCCTTCACCGAGCCTTCGGTCGAGGTCGATATCCAATGCTCGCGCAAGGGCGGCGAGATCCGCTTCGGCGAGGGCGAGGACTGGCTCGAGATTCTCGGCTGCGGCATGGTCCACCCCAATGTGCTGCGCAATTGCGGGCTCGATCCGGATGTCTATCAGGGCTTCGCCTGGGGCATGGGCATCGACCGCATCGCCATGCTGAAATACGGCATGCCGGATCTGCGCCCCTTCTTCGAGGCGGATCTGCGCTGGCTCGCCCATTACGGCTTCCGGCCGCTCGACCTGCCGACCTTGACGGGTGGGCTGTCGTCATGAGCGCGCGGCGGCATCAGGGGAGGGTGCGGTGAGCCTGGCGGCATCTGCTGGCCTGTTCGCGGCGCTCGCCCTCGCGATCAACCTGCTCTGCCAGGTGATCGCCCTGGTGCGCCTGCGCCGCAAGGATGCCGGCTGCGCCCTGCTCGATGCGCAGCCCCCGGTGACCATCGTGCGCCCGGTGCGCGGCATCGAGGCCTTCAGCAGGGAGACGGCGACCTCCGGTCTCCTGCTCGACTATCCCCACTACCAGACGATCTTCTGCGTTGCCGATGCCGATGATCCGATCGTGCCGTTGATCGCCGAGCTGATCGGCCGCTTCGGCTCCGAGCGGGTCAGCCTGATCACCGGCGATGTCGCCGTCAGCGCCAATCCCAAGCTCAACAACTGCGTCAAGGGCTGGGAAGCGGCGACGACCGAATGGGCCATCCTGGCCGATTCCAACGTGCTGATGCCGAGGGACTACATCCAGCGCATGCTGGCCTCCTGGCGCCCCGACACCGGGCTCGTCTGCTCGACGCCGGCAGGCTCGCGCCCGCAGGGCTTCTGGGCCGAGCTCGAATGCGCCTTCCTCAATACCTTCCAGGCGCGCTGGCAATATGCCGGCGAGGCGCTCGGCTTCGGCTTCGCGCAGGGCAAGTCGATGCTCTGGAACAAGC
Coding sequences:
- a CDS encoding amino acid ABC transporter substrate-binding protein, whose amino-acid sequence is MRSSFAAMLAGLVLSAAASAPAFAQSTLDKIKARGQIICGASEGVPGFSLQDGNGAWKGFDTDICRALAAAIFNDPDKASYLSLSSKNRLVALQSGEIDVLARTTTWTLGRDVGQGLTFTAVNYYDGQGFILRKKLNLASVKDLNGASICVSQGTTTELNLADYGRTHGIKFETVAFATLEDTVQAYEAGRCDAYTTDLSALAGTRSRLKAPDEHVLLGEVISKEPLGPWVRKNDQAWFDIVRWTVFALVNAEELGVTQANVAEMANSKNPEIRRLLGVEGKFGEGLGLSNDWVARIVKAVGNYGESFERNFGAKSGINLPRGVNKLWTNGGLQFAPPVR
- a CDS encoding TetR/AcrR family transcriptional regulator; this encodes MTRRPRKEMIAETRAKLIGAARAAFGTVGYAETSMDELTATAGLTRGALYHHFGDKKGLLAAVIAEIDAEMNERLRIVSDRATDPWAGFRDECTAYIEMALEPEIQRVVLRDGPAVLGDPWTWPTQSACILSMTDSLGRLREAGVILAVDAEAAARLIAGATLHAAQWIAHAPDAPQASRKAIEAFDAMLDGLLVRG
- a CDS encoding MFS transporter; translation: MPNPYREIFRAPGSVAFSAAGFIARLPFSMVTLGIVTMLSQTRGEYWLAGAVAATFALANAVMAPQISRLVDRHGQSRVLIPATLATLVAFAGLLLATRLQAPAWMLFLFAALAGMEPSMMAMVRARWTEIYRDTPQLRTAFAFESVVDEMVFMVGPVIAIGLSVVWFPEAGPLAAAILLAVGMALFVAQRSTEPPVHAPETSGSDSVIRLLPVQIIALLMVALGTIFGTAEVTAVAFAEAQGNKAAASLVLAAYAAGSFVTGLVFGALRVRLPLSCQLLFAIGLAAATTLPLLIASSLWMLGFVLFIAGASISPTVIVAMALVERHVPASKLTEGITWVMTGMGIGMAAGSAASGWLIDVYGARSGFYVSVAGGFTALAIAALGFRALAEMPAGRREGAPA
- the rpmI gene encoding 50S ribosomal protein L35; its protein translation is MPKIKTKSSAKKRFKITGTGKVLYAQAGKRHGMIKRTNKQLRNHRGTNVLFEGDAANVKKYFLPNG
- the rplT gene encoding 50S ribosomal protein L20; the protein is MARVKRGVTSHAKHKKTLKAAKGFYGRRKNTIRAAKAAVDRSMQYAYRDRKNRKRSFRALWIQRLNAAVREHGLVYSMFINGLTKAGIELDRKTLSAMAIDDAASFTAVVEQVKAALAAEPNAGERKAA
- a CDS encoding M20/M25/M40 family metallo-hydrolase, with product MPVQRDHASEIAAITSHPTFKAAVEVLDADHDRTVADIITLTEIPSPPFKEDRRAAAYLEMLRAHGLEDVEQDEIGNVMGVRRGTGNGGLIVVAAHLDTVFPEGTDVTVRREGTRLHAPGIGDDTRSLAVLLAFIRALDAAGIRTRNDILFVGDVGEEGLGDLRGVRHLFSKGRYRDQIEAFITVDSPQVDKIVVGGVGSKRYSVRFKGPGGHSFKAFGIVNPIYAMAQAIVELGRIEVPETPRTTFCASIVGGGTSVNAIPEEAWIDIDLRSEAAEQLARLDARCREIVAAAVEQENAIRSTSEGGITVDIRTLGDRPAGNTAMDTDIVQFATAALQAHGFAPTHEASSTDANIPMSLGIPAIKIGSGGTGGRAHSLAEWIDVEKAASVSGMTASLTTILAVAGFVGE
- a CDS encoding TIGR00730 family Rossman fold protein; its protein translation is MPDNTAQKTSPSYRIAALDTDFILGDSTRGARFMLEYQKAEDSLRARGIVSTIVVFGSARVREGNPWYEAARAFARIASERGGALAEREAGRNHVIATGGGPGIMEAANRGATEAGALSIGLNITLPHEQEPNAWSTPDLTFRFHYFAMRKMHFAMRAAALVAFPGGFGTLDELFEVMTLVQTGKMPPVPIVLYDSAFWKSLLNLDTLREAGFIRPEDLSLFAYADTPEEAYARIVTGAGDAWEPAAKDSVQT
- a CDS encoding SCO family protein, whose translation is MTNETARRRFLAGLAAFSCSPAFVQDHAFAQAHRGHSHTAPAGTSPDRLATQFGGPFTLTDHNGRRVSDRDFRDRFMLVYFGFTRCTDTCPVDLPVIAQALDAVGPLADKLVPLFVTVDPANDTPPVMATYVAAFHPRLIGLTGSEAEIAATAKAYKVHRRKLTQPHHGAGEYAVDHGSLIYLIGPDGRFVTLLPHNSGAERLAAILRKYLA
- the pheS gene encoding phenylalanine--tRNA ligase subunit alpha encodes the protein MNEIDNLGASLLADIAGAQDETALEQVRIAALGKAGSISALLKTLGAMTPEERKEKGPLINGLRDTVQGALSARKEALGEAALDARLASETVDITLPVREGPEARGRIHPISQVIDEITAIFGDMGFSVAEGPDVETDDLNFTKLNFPIGHPAREMHDTFFFAPDANGERKLLRTHTSPVQVRTMMAQEPPIRVICPGRTYRMDSDQTHTPMFHQVEGLVIDKKAHMGHMKWVLEEFCKAFFEIDNVKMRFRPSFFPFTEPSVEVDIQCSRKGGEIRFGEGEDWLEILGCGMVHPNVLRNCGLDPDVYQGFAWGMGIDRIAMLKYGMPDLRPFFEADLRWLAHYGFRPLDLPTLTGGLSS
- a CDS encoding ceramide glucosyltransferase, coding for MSLAASAGLFAALALAINLLCQVIALVRLRRKDAGCALLDAQPPVTIVRPVRGIEAFSRETATSGLLLDYPHYQTIFCVADADDPIVPLIAELIGRFGSERVSLITGDVAVSANPKLNNCVKGWEAATTEWAILADSNVLMPRDYIQRMLASWRPDTGLVCSTPAGSRPQGFWAELECAFLNTFQARWQYAGEALGFGFAQGKSMLWNKPFLDANGGIAVLGEEIAEDAAATKLVRRAGKHVHLVGQPFEQPLGERSLYDVVQRQFRWARLRRVTFLPFFAPEILSGPLLPALCAAFAAAVYGYSAWLGPALVLLPWYVAEMALAYGVGWYLSWRMPLALLLRDLIFPGVWAYAFIAGEVTWRGNSMKIRTDGDDQLNAASPAMSHANLRSDGHS